The stretch of DNA ATGAGTGGAAAACATATTCCACCGAGCCATGTAGGTCCTCTACTATTAAAAAAGATATACAAACTTTAGATGTAATGTAGGACCTGGTTCATTGTGTCCTGCTGGATAGTTTTATCCTGCCTCATTCTTTCTCAGTGACTCTCTAACGTTTGCTTGTATACAGGCGCTCGACTTAATCAGGGGAAAGAACTGTGCAATGTTAATGGATTCTGCACTCGAGGGTCATTTCTCAAACGAAGATGGAACTGAGCTAGTACGCTTAGCCACACGTTGTCTGCAGTATGAAGCTCGTGAAAGACCAAATGTCAAATCTCTCGTTACTTCACTTGCCACACTCCAGAAGGAATCTGATGTAGCTTCATATGTTCTTATGGGTATCCCCCATGAAACAGAGGTTGAGGAAGAGCCTTCGCTTTCTTTGACACCCTTTGGTGATGCATGCTTAAGAGTGGATCTTACAGCCATACATGAAATACTTAACAAGGTTGGATACAAGGACGATGAAGGAATTGCCAATGAGGTCTTAATTTATTCCTTCGTTTTGCTCATTGCTTAGTGTTTTGCATTAGAGACTTGTTAtgaatatgattttgtttaccTTCTTCTGCAGCTCTCCTTTCAAATGTGGACCAACCAGATGCAGGAATCTCTCAATTCAAAGAAGCAAGGCGACTTATCTTTCCGTTCCAAAGATTTCACAACAGCAGTCGATTGCTACACTCAGGTAATATCTACAAATGCAACATGACCTCTTTTACATGTGgattaaatatacaaaaataagcTATGTCTGTCACTAATTCAAATGACTGGTTTGTTATATGATGTAGTTCATAGATGGAGGAACAATGGTATCACCAACGGTTCACGCACGGCGCTGCCTGTCATATCTGATGAACGAGAACGCACAAGAGGCTCTGACTGATGCATTGCAGGCACAGGTTGTGTCTCCAGAATGGCCAACCGCATTGTATCTTCAAGCGGCTTGCTTGTTCAAGCTCGGTATGGAAGCCGATGCTCAGCAAGCTCTTAAGGACGGGACTACATTGGAAGCTAAGAAGACTAACAACAAGCGCTGCTAAATAGAGCGTTTTCGAAAGCTTTGTATAGGCTTATTTTGttccctctttctctctatatGCACATACACACATATGTGGgtgtatctatctatatatatgcatatacttttgatgccttcttcttctttgtatttattttcCGAATCATGGTGATGCCTTGTTATTTCTAATTATGTATGTGCCTCATGGGAAGGTCTCTTTGAGTAATTTTTTGCAGGCTTTGTCCATTTTACCAATCAGTTATTTTCCATTGATTCTTATGAAATTTGGCATTCAGATGAgaataaacttataaaaaagttgattgtatgtttatatatgtttatcaattaaaaaaaaaaggtaaatatcTCATGGCATGGTATTGTTTTGTAACTTCGATAATGATTCTAAGGGAAACACATGCACATGGCATACTTATATTTatagaacaagaaaacaaaacaaaggttacaagaaaacaaaacaatggttTCATAAAGTTGTTATTATATTGGAAAATGTTAACTAAGAAACAgatacaaaaattcaaactcaCTCACTCTGTATCATCTTCTCTCATATGAATCAATTGATGATATATCGCATCAAATCATAGAAAATGTAAGATACGGTCCATTATACATGGATCATCAAtcgaaatattaaatata from Camelina sativa cultivar DH55 chromosome 9, Cs, whole genome shotgun sequence encodes:
- the LOC104711980 gene encoding probable serine/threonine-protein kinase At5g41260, encoding MGARCSKFSFCLFPSHFKSASVLESPDLENGGKSWPSFKEFRLEQLKSATGGFSSDNIVSEHGEKAPNVVYRGRLDDGRLIAVKRFNRLAWADHRQFLDEAKTVGSLRSDRLANLIGCCHEGEERLLVAEFMPHETLAKHLFHWENHPMKWAMRLRVAMCLAQALEYCSNKGRALYHDLNAYRVLFDKDGNPRLSCFGLMKNSRDGKSYSTNLAFTPPEYLRTGRVTPESVVFSFGTVLLDLMSGKHIPPSHALDLIRGKNCAMLMDSALEGHFSNEDGTELVRLATRCLQYEARERPNVKSLVTSLATLQKESDVASYVLMGIPHETEVEEEPSLSLTPFGDACLRVDLTAIHEILNKVGYKDDEGIANELSFQMWTNQMQESLNSKKQGDLSFRSKDFTTAVDCYTQFIDGGTMVSPTVHARRCLSYLMNENAQEALTDALQAQVVSPEWPTALYLQAACLFKLGMEADAQQALKDGTTLEAKKTNNKRC